The Cuculus canorus isolate bCucCan1 unplaced genomic scaffold, bCucCan1.pri scaffold_79_arrow_ctg1, whole genome shotgun sequence genomic sequence AGTCAGAAAGCTGGCCTAATGCGGTTGAGAGCAGAGAACTAGAGACTGCAATTTGCTGTTCTATCTCATGCCCTGCCAGCAAGCTGACActctattttaaaagtactgaGCAATTTGAAAGGTTTCCAGACAGCAGGGATTTAAATGTACTTTGTGAGCTGAGATTTGTTCATCTTTTCCACcccactgaaagaaaagcaaaaaaaaaaccaaaccagaaaatcaTTACTCCCTTTTTAATTACAAGTGCGCTTACAtgggggaaggagctgcagaaaaagacGTGTATCAGACATATAGCATTAAATAACCATATTAGCGGGTAAGTTTTCAGGTGTATTTTTGCAAGTAAGCCTAGCTACAAAGTGTAACAGAAGCAGGAAATGCCttattcagctccagctgcagtggggagcagggaggaacTGGTTCAGTAAATCTTTACGCCAAAATTTATAATaaacaaagctgaaacaaaCAGTTAATAAAAGATTAGAAACATTTACAAGGACATTCCACAGGAAATAGAAGGTCATATTGGAACCACAACTGCCTTATCACACTAGCCCAAATCTACTTCATAGAATGCTTTTCTGTGTACTTTTTACTCCCTGCAACTACAAATGGCACTTGGtgattaattacatttttgtagGAGTAGGAAAAATACAAGTTCCACAAGAATGGGAAGAGGGGCCAACAGAGAGTggggaaaacagcaaagatgCTGTAACCACACTCTAGTACAGTTACATCTGATACTAGAATAGATctcagacaggaaaagaaggttTGAAACATCCATCAGTCCCAAACAGATACTGCTGTTCACATTAGTGCTTATTATGTTTACCTGTCATGTGCATACACGAGCAGTATCACAGTAATAACGCCAAGACAAAAATTCAGGTAAAAATCTTCCAAAGTTCCTTTATCTAAGAGAAGTAGagttttgcaatttatttttcatggaatctgcttccttcttccagaagaCTGCAGGTGTTGTCATATGGCCTGGAGCCTATCCTACTGCTGTAACAGTCTAGAAGAAAAGGACACAACTCATCTTTTCTATGTTGCAGATGGAAGCCTGCATTTAATCTGTAACACTCAAATGGAAAGTCAGTAACTTCTGTTCACCCGAGCTACTACACTGAGCCTAGTAACTGTCAGAAGACAAAGCTGCTAAGCTCTGCTATCCTTTCCCAGGATCCATAATGCCACATAAAGCAGCAACATCCAGGAGGGTAAGGCCAAGACATAATCCCAAATACACCACTTTATTGTTCTTAAAATTGGCTTCCTTTCTACAATTGGTTATGACTTGGAAAGCTCTTCAGTTCTGCTTAAAACTTAGAATAAACTCTCTTTGGGGTTGTAGACAACACCACGCTGGGAGGAGGAGCTGCTCCACCAGAGCTGAAAGACTTTGGAAAAGTCAAATGAAGTTAGCAAGAACTTAAAGAGACACACACCTTCAGTGTTAACGGGGCCTTTGTATTGCATAGTTTTCCTAAGATGACCTGATGGCCAAGTGTCCAAAATTATTACTTCTCAGGAGACGCTAATGTTCTGCATCCCTTGGAGCCTTCAGATAACACAACCAGAATGGCAATTCCACTTTGGCAAAGCATGACTGTCCCAACTGGATTAGGAACAGAGCACAACATTAGCAACCAGTCAGCATCCCACATAACAGGTGTGCCAAAGGCACAGGAGAAGGGTAAGACATGCAATACTGAAAGCTACTTCAGACAAAGACATATTTGCTTAGTGCCACAGTGAGAGGCAGAAACCAGAGGCGAGAGGACCTTTCAGTGGTGCCTTTTTCATAAACTGGAAGCTaacaaagagttgtggtgatATTGTGCCTGGCTATCAAACTGCACTCATCTTACCCAGCCCTGCAGGTGCTTGCTGCACATGGGGGTTACTTCATATAGGCAGGGTCTTCACAGCTGGGTGAGTCCCATCAGCAGCTGTGGAGTGAAGCCGGCTGAGGGATGCCCATGATGTCAACACAATCGTCAGTCCCACAACTCAGTGAGGCAAATAAATTCCCATCTAAATAAAGTGATGTTCACTCAAAGAGAAAGTAAATCGCAGAGCTTTTTTTATAAATCTCTTATTTTGTTAGATAATATTCTAACCATTTTTCTATTGGAACTAAACAGGTGCGATTCTTTCTTGGAATACCACTACCATGGGCCTACCATGGCATTTTAAATCACATCAATTCACTAGTTAAGGaattaaatgcttcttttgCAGCGATCTTTCATTGTGACACAGGCAATTATCTTCACGGATGGAAATCTATAGCTCCCAGAACTGCTGGACAATTAGTgagaattaataaaaatccaCGCATGACTTAGTACTGCAGTCAGAGATCAAATGGTAAACTAACAGTCTCTGCCTCTTCTCAAAGAGTAAGACCTGCAAGCTCTGTTTAAAataagtccaccactaaaacGGGGTTGGAACACGTATTTCATCATCATAAATGGCTCCTATCACACTAGAAATCATTTCACCCAAATCCCTCTTAGTTAAATTTGTACACGTATTTCTTTGGGGCTGCAAGCAGATATTTCTGCCTGTGCACAGCACCTAGGTTTGCTCTCTGAACACTTTAAGACTTTGTCTTCAAATTCAGATCTCCCAAAGCATTCAAGCAGCTCCAGAATGACTAACTTCAGGTTTAATTTATGCTCCTGTATTGTATCTCTATTTACTTAGGTCAAACACTTAATTTAAACCTGCTCAGGTATGATGGGATCTGCCCACACTTCCAGTTCAAACAGTGAACAAGAGCAGAATGGTTTAAAATGGCAAAGTATCTTATTAAACCTACTGAAAGCTGATGATACTTAGGAGCTCCTAAGTGCATTCTgatcttctgaaaatgagaatcatatagtttgggttggaagggaccataaagatcatccacttccaatccccctgccatgggcagggacacctcccactgggtcaggggctccaagccccatccaacctggccttgaacacctccagggatggggcagccacaccttccctgggcaacctgttataatgcctcaccactctcatagtgaagaaattgctccttatgcctcgtctaaatctgcccctctccaatttatacccattatccccagtcctatcactacaagccgTGGTGAAAAGTCTCCTCCCATCTTTCTTCTAGAATTGTACTATGACTTAACCACCTTACTTAACAATCgggtttctttctcttgtgtgttgtttgttgtttgaaaTCAAGGCCTAATTaacaaaatatctgaataaTAATACTTTTATTAAATGCAAACCAAAAGAAGTCTCCTGTATTACTGAGCTCAATCTCTGCAGCGAGATGAAGCGCTTGATGGGGACTtggaccttaaaaaaaaaacacaaaaaaataaagttaatttcaAACAGTCCCTCTCCCGTTTTTTTTGCCTCCCAAGTTTCCTTTGGTTTTTATTCTCCATCAAAGCTTCTCTCAGCTACTGACGTAACGCTGCTGCCAACTGAAGAACTCAAtaacatttcagtttctgcttaTGAGACAGAGCAGCAGACAACCACATAAGataaaggaaatgaagacaCTTTCACGTGATTCCTCCAAAGTGCTTTGAGGTCATGGTTACAACCACAAGAGGGAGAGACGGCAAATGCAGTAACTGCCCCTATTCCGGTTCCAGCTCCTGGCAGTTGTTACAGAGAAGCTCCAGGAAAAAAGAGGCGCCTGCTCCTTAACAACGGCTGCCATGCTCAAACTCTCCATCAGCCGTCACCTCTGCCGTGTTTGAGCTGGCAACCTCCATAGGAAACGCCTGTCCCTGCTAATCCCTTGGATCATCCACTCCATCTCACGATCGAGAGGCAGAGTGAGGCTCCTCCTGATTCTTCCAGAAACTCTGCCTCTCTTTTATGGACACAGAAAGTAGTTACCTGGAAACTGAAGGCCTCTGCGCCTTTGGACTCTTTTATTATTCCATCGATTCCTCAGCAAACTCATTTGTAAATTGGTCAAGTTTGGACTTCTTCGTTTCCCTGTTAAAATAAGATGGACCTTtattacaaaaacaaaaccaagcaacaaAACCTGGCCAATATGAGAATCTGTCTCCTGCCTGCAAATGCCAAAGGGGAAGATCGTGTTTAAGCAAAACCAGTTTAGAATTCCTATCAGGTTTAGGGAAAGGTTTAGGGTGACATTTACCCAGTTTCAGTTTGGCATGTTCACCCTctgcaacaaaataattttgagaaaaagacTGAGTCCTTTGTGGTTATGTCAGACGCACGTTACTGTAACTGCAGCCTGACCCGTTATCAGAATAGAATATGAAAAACAATGCCATTTCATCGAGGAAAATATTGTCTCCTCTTTACATCTCCATTGTCCTCTCCCTGGATAAGGAAGGgcaacagcatcctggtttgCATCAGCTGCGGTGtgggcagcaggaccagggacaGGATCCCCCCCTGTACTTAGCATAGGGGAGATCACACCTCAATAAACAGATAAACCAGACCCTCCGTCTCCAGCGGAGAGAAAGCAGCTTGGCCATTGGAAATGGCTGAATTTAAGAAATCCAAACTATTCCTAAAAGAACAGCGTTGACTTTTCCAACTGTTTGCTCAATCAGTATCAACCAAGTTATTGATCGGGAGATTGATCTCATCAGCCTTACTGAGCCAATATTCAAAGGCGTGGCTTCCCATCTCATCCTTTAATTCTAGGCAGTTTTTATAAGTAACGATAGTCTCCTCAAAAAGACTTCATTGATCAGAGTCCTTTTCTTGGTCCTGCACCGGAGGTTTACTTTGATACTCTTACCGCAAGCACAGCTCCCCTTTGTAAAAGCCAATTCCAATcaagccatttaaaaattaatcactgCTTGCGTTCTCCACAACCCTCTGTGCACAATTATACCCTTCTAACCCAGCTGCGGTGGAGGCTCTGTCTTACGGCCTCCTGTCACAGCTCACAAGCAGTAACAgagtgaggggctggaggtaCTCACAGTTCCCAGCCTGCTCTTCCACCCGCTGAGGGCCTTTTCCCGCCTCGCTTGGGATGAGctttggggagaggaaaaagatcGCATTCAGTTGAACTGAAGATAATGTTTTTACAGCAATCCTGCAGTGATGGTTCCTCACCAGCTGTGGGCATGGATTGTCCTTGGGGGCCCGGGAGAACTGGTTGGTTTTGGACAGGACAGCCCTAGGGAATAAATGCAAAGAGTTGGAAAAGAAGCTCTGCTGAAATACAAGAATCACTGCATGTGTTGAAATAGAACTTCCATTGTCATCCAACGAATGTCTGACTGACCGAGAGGAAGGTGAAGAAAGTCCAGGGGCACTCACcggagcagcaggagggctgACAGCCATGAAAGCAGCGGGAGGAGGTGTCAGTGGCAGCTGTTCCTCTGGAACAGGATCTGAGGAACTGGATGATGGCTCCACCGCTAACAAGggaggctttttcttcttctctctggcaTAAACTTCCCTGGAGAGGgtcagggaggaaaaggaaaaaggttcAAGATACGTAAAGGAAAACTTCTTCAGGCTCCAGATTTACCAAAGGAAGAGAATAGATGGGATTCTTCTCTCTACATCAGCCTGTGAAAACACAGGcaggcagcttctcctccttttgTAGAGCCACAGCACTAGAAGagggaacagaaaacaaatttcccTCTGCAGAACTCTCCCACTCAGAGGATCAATGGAGAAATTAGCACAGAGTAGAAGCAACAGCAGTTCTGCCTGTTTCAGTGTGGGATTTGACAGAAGCCGGAGGGGGAGGAAATCTCAGTCCCGTAGCTGTTTGTTACATTTTGCAAGACGCCTTtgaaacacaaaccagaagCAAAATGTGCTTTCCCAGAGAGCGACTCCACTGTGAGCATCACTGGcatgttttgcagaaataattctCAGCACCCCACGAGTTTACCCAGCAcccagggcagccccagcagcccccgcGCCTGTAAGATCAGAAGGTGTCCCGGGTTCCCAGGTTAAGATACAACGCCAATGCTTCTTCCCCTGCAGTTACAGACGCTGGCACAATCGGTTGCGCTGCCACCCAGACACCCGCACAtggtttctctccttccctttttgcTCAGTCCAATCAAGTCCATACTTACGCATTAAGGATTGGGATGACGTATTTCCCAGTGTTTGCCAGCATAGCCCCCTTTGTGTTGGGATCCTCCACCTCCTTCAGGAAACTCTTCGGAATTCCTGTGCACTTTGTAATTCTGGGAACAGATCCAAAATGTCTGCCCTGTTCAGAATAGAAATGCAGACAGATCTCGTCTTAAGACTCCCACTGCAAATGATATTTCAATCATATCTGCCAGCAGCAAAAGCCCTTAATCCTCTCCTTTTACCCAGCGCAAGGGGTTGCGCCACTGAAAGACCTGTTTTCCTGAATGAATACAGACAGGATGTTCCCGAGCCCTGAGCAGTGTTTTGAACTCAATCGAGTTTATTGGCTTAACGTCATGTTCTTAAGGGTGAACTATCCCTCAGCTCATCATCCCCTCAGAGCAGAGACACAAACCTGCGCCTCCTCCACTGCGCAGTTCAGAGCAAGAGCTGAAACCAAGGCTCTAACTCGGCCTCGGGAGGGACTGATATCCCCCGTCTCTGTACGAAGGTTGAGGTCGTACCTCGCGCATCTGCAGTCAGTGACTGATGTGCAATGGCACCGATACTCAACTAAGGACTTGGGTaattaaaacatacaaatattCAGTACACGGGGTCAACAGAAACATCTTGGCTTTACAAGAAATACTAATACCCTGAACTGTCATTAAAGAGTTAAAACCAGACCAATTCCCAGGAATGCGGAAATAGATTAAGAACCCCATGAAAGCTCACAGGAAGACCtgtggaataaagaaaaattgacGCTTCCAGGTTCAAGGTTTCCCCTGAATTTTGAAGGGCTCTGCAGCATCGCTGTGTAACCTCCATCCTCAACCCCAGGAGACACAGTTCTTACCAGGACAGGCAGTGGATTTGTTACCTCCCTGCCCAGGTAAGAACATCCAAAGCTCGGTGACCCCATAAGTGCCCCACAGCCTTACTCCATTGTCTGGGCCGTTCCTTACGTAGTGGCCAGGTTTTCCATCACGTAACCAAGTATATGGCGACAGAGGTGTCTTCACGTAACTAAaaggtttggggaaaaaaagaaaagatgtctATATGTCTGTCCTCTTCAAACAAACATCTCTACCATTTTCCCCTCATCTTTAAGGGACGGGCTGGACCTTATCAACACTTACTTGATGGGGTCATAGTCCTGGGAAGACTGGATCATCATCgcttttattttatctgcttcAGGCACATCGGCTCCGGCTAGATCGGCGCTCTGTGTAACAGGGAATCATTGGACACGCACGTTAGACATACCCGGACAAAGACAGCACCATTCACCCCATCGTGTAAAGAGCAGCACAGCGTGGGCTGAAGTTGTGTGAAAACAGCTGCTGACATGAAAGAGAGATGTCCTGAAGAGGTTCTGGGAGCCCTCACACCATTTCATGATGGTTCTATTCCTGCTCACCTACGAGCAAAGAGCATCGTTGGGCACTCAGAACCTCAGGCCGGGTTTGCCCTTTCCATAAAGACTTGTGTGACCAACTCTGGCTTCTTCCAAGAGGACTGGAACCACATGTGGAGAGCATGATACGATCCAGTACTTTCACACTGATCGTTCAGCTCCGGACTGTCTGAGGGAGCAGATACCCACTGCGCATTTAACCCAGAAAGACGTGTGCAACTGTCAGTGTTTACACTTTGCAGCATTCAAAGGATCCAACTGAGGAGTCGGGGGAGTTGTTTTCCTTGCTGGAATTCAGCTTCAGACACAGCAGCATTAAAAGGAATCACACTTTTTACAACCTCTCAGCAAGACAAAAGTTCCTCTCAGTAGCAATTTGCCCACCAGGTGCTGCAGGCGGCCCACAGGGCACGTTCTCCTCTACAAACTTCATCCTATTCAGCCATTTAACTACAGACCACAGAACCTGTGCTGTTTCCAGCTGACTGTGTCCTTTTGACACACAAAGTGGAACAGAAACCTTACGCAGATCTGGGTCTTCCAGTTGTTGAAGCCAGCTGGTTCTTTAAAGGCTTCTGTGTTCAACAGCTGCTTTTATTACACACCAGGCCAGGTACAAGCAGGGGCTGAGGGCACGACTGCGTATTAGTTGGACCTTCAAGCACCGCTCCTTCAGACCCACCACTCTGGGTTTGGTTTCTGTCTGCCTTCACTCACAAAAGCAAGCAACGCCTTTCAACATTTTATACCTTGTGGTTTCATAGCACCGTTTTTCCTCAGCAGTAACAGAACCCAGATCAACATCTAGGAAATCATTCCAATAACACTGACAGAAATCCTTACAGGTGCTTGACTGATCTGTTTGAACACAAACGCTTTACAAAACACATCCAAACCCATAAAACATCACTGGGAATAGACCCAAATTGAAAGATGGCATTGAATACATaagaataagaaacagaaaacttttacAACCCATTGCCTTCTCGCTGAGCCAGCTCGTGCTTGAGAGGGCAAAGGCACTCACAGGTTTCAGCCGCTTTATCTTCTGCCCCTGTATTTGtctgaaatacttaattttgtttgtctCCCCAGAATGGACCCGATCTCATTTCTGCagtgagagagggaagaagttTCCACTGGGAAGAGATTTCTCAGTCTTGGAAAAGAACCTCAGCCTTTCTATTCAGCAGGAGGAACGCTCCTCTGCATTGAGCTCTGCCCTCTCTCATCTCTGCAACTGGACGGAGTCGTCATTTAACGCGccagccctgtgcctgctctcGCCGAGTGATCACTGGGGCTGCCCCAGACAAAGTTACACATTGCAGAGCAAAAACCACAATCGGTGGCACAGCAAAACACGGCGCCACAGCAGTTTCAGCAGTCACATCTGCTCACgcgacacacacacacacacacacacacacacagaggcgCATTCCTGAGAACCatgagggacagggacacaaTTCAAAGAGTGCGTGGCCAAACAAATCCTATTGCCTTGTCCGCAGTTTGTGTCCTACAGCTGACGAAACCGTGCAGCATTCCAAGAAGGGATCTAGAACTGTCATGACTAGAAGTTCAGAAATAGCCATGCCATTGTCCAAGCTCCAGCAACGCTTCTTTTCTGGCTGGGCAGTGTCCCCGCCCTGGAAATGTCCATCACTCACAGCCAATTCAATTCTGCTGTAAAAATTGGGTTCTTCTGCaatgcaaaattaatgaaactAATGAAGagcttctgcagtgctgctgctttgtgtccTGGAGATAAGGAATGCTGCAACAGACACTGAGGCTGAGAAGGtgctccccttctctcttcccagcctTGGAACTGCTCGTTACAGGGCCGGCTCAGAACAGACACTCGTTGTAAAGTTAAAACACATAACttaaatcataaaaaatataaagttttgTGCACATTGCAGCAGTTCTCAGTGACAGAGCACACTATAAGAtctaaaaatattaagcaaacaCTGGTTTTAGTTGTTAATGAGAATATTCTCTATTTACCTTAATAAGTTGGGCCAGAGTCATCGGTGCAGAGGAGTCATCAACCTGTGCCGAGAAAATCAAACACAGAGTCAAGTTCTACAACCCAAACGCAGCCACAGTGAACCTCTGCTGTACTCTGAAAGTCTGCACCGTGTCCTCCGTGTGGGACTGAAAGAGGCATTTCCAGCCTGGTGTGATTTCTATTTGCTCACAACAAAGCCCAAACCTACGGCAGCGTAAGAGTGCCGTGAGGTTAATGAGAAGAGGTGGAAACAACCACACCGGATTGAGATCAGCTCATTGCTCCAGAACAGCTCAAAGAAGGAACCCAGTCAAACACTCACAACAGCTTTGGAGTCGAAGGGGAGAGGCAGCTGCCAATTCTCAgctaaaaagtatttttaaaaatatttcagtttatttgttTACGAACATGGCATCGGTGTTCCAACACACGCTGAGGAACTAAGAGGAAACGGCACTGACTTCAACAAGAACTGCTCCTCTGTGGGGTCTGTTATCCTTTTCAAAAAGCATCCTGCAAAAGTAGTCTTGAAAACCAAGAGCGGAGTGATACAGTGTGCAAAGGGCAAAAGTCCACTCCAAACCATTTGAATGGccagaaacaaaaagcacagcagaagctgTACAGACAgatgcagacagacagatgcaGAGCACGGCACTGTTCAGCTGTGCAAACCTTGAACCCGCAGGAGCTAAACACAATCGCACATTGCCTGTGCGACACAGAGCCATGCAGGGAATGTTCCAGCATATTCTGGGTGAAATACAATGCACTGCCAGGCACAAACACCACTGTTCCCATGAGAACGGTGCAAATGATGCCATTTCTCCGTGTCTATGGTGCTGAATCAAATCTATTctatttacaacatattctgtgttttactgGAAAACAGATTAAGTTCACGCTTGGAGAATGCCttcattatttagaaataagtGCCGAGTGCAGAGAGAAGTGTGAGGCTGTGTTTTTACATACCGCTTTTGGTGTTCCACGTACTGCCTCCGTTCCACgtctaaaaagaagaaagaaaggcaatCAGATCTGAAAATACAGTCCCCACTCGTACCCAACGTAAAGCAGAGAAAACCGATTACAAAGCCTAAGCATCAAACATGGTGTTCTGATAGGGCAGTGAATGTGGAAATTCATTCGCATACAGAAACTGTTCTCTCTTGGTGCATTCAGtgcaactgaaaaaacaaaacaaacccaaatgcCATTACTGGTTTTTCACCAATGACTCTGAGACTGACAGACTCGGAAGACGACAGTGCAAGAGGAAGCCCTCCGATATTTTGTCTCTGCCACGTTAGTATCAAACCCACAAAGTCTGTACGACAGTTTGTGTTCTCAAATCATCAACCATTACAAAGAGGTACCAGGCAGGGCCCTTCAGTTTCCAAGAAAGAGCAGTGGTGGTCTGGACATTTCCAAACGCAGGTTTGCCTAAGGGAACAAAGGCACCTTTGACGGCAGCAGCGCCTCTCCTCGCATTTCAGGGCAGCGCTGCAGTGCCTGGAGAGGGGCCATCCAACAGCCCCAGAGGATGCACTGACAGGACAGCGCTGAGCACGCCGATTGAAATTAACCCCCAGAGCCACGCTCTCTTTATAAGCACAACGCGGTGGTGTCGAGACTTCCTAGGGAGTGCCTGAAAGCACTGCAACAACCACTGCAGTGACAGGCCCTCAGTTTACATTCAGAGACCCACATCTCGAGGCTTCATTGACTGAGAACCCACCTCACTAAGACCTGGCAAAACCGCACGCCAAAAATATCTCCTGGCTGTGTTGGAAAGGGGAGATCTGTCAGAAGTCTGGAAAACAGCACCGTACAAACCCTGCTGGTGTTGCTGATGTAGAACCAGGCTGCGTGAAAGTATCACTGACAGCAGCAATCTGGTACTCAGCACTGAATATATGTAATTCCAGTCAAGAACACGATCCTCTGTCCTCTATAAATCTCAGGAATACAGAGCTAAAACCTGGAGCACAGCTATCAGCTCAGGGTACAAACAGCTGAGGAAGATAACCAGGAGCACTTGGCAAGGTGCTAAACTGCTCAGTGAGTTCCAAGTTCAGACAGGATGCCCTATTCCTCCATCGTACTGGCACAAAAGGCAGAACGCTTCGGGCTGCTGTTTCTCTTGTCTGAATCACATTGTCTTTAGGGAACTCACAGGAATGCCTCACAAATGAAAGTTCCTGTTTGCATGGTTCGCCAGCTGGCAGCCCTTGGTCTTTCCTCTGCAGTCACTATGCAACCCCCCTGCTTTGGGGTGTAGGGATACCTGCCAAaccctgccccctcccccacGAGCAGAAACAGCCAAACACGAGAATGAGACTCTTCCGAGATGGGAACGAATGGCAGGGTGACTCTCCAATGCCCACCTGTCTGTActataaaagcaagaaagccAAGACACATAATAAGGAATCTCTCCACGCAGAGGAAACGGGATCTACCAATTGGGTCTCAGAACAACCAATCCCAAGAACAAACCCAACACAACCATCTTAAAAGTTACCACTGTTGGAGTTTGCACCCCATGCCCCAGCAGGACTGAAAATGTAAGTCTGCTTTGGGAGAGATCCATTACAATCTTCTCCACGACAGCAACGATTAACAGCAGCTTTAGCAAGAAAGACACAGTGGGAGCACCTCTGGAAACTCATCTCCATACAGAAAGGTAACACAGAAACCCCTCACAAAGAACCCAAGGGAATCCTGTCCGAAACTCACGGAACACAGCGTTTCCTGGCAACTTTAACTCCTGCAGCAGGGATTCTTCTAACGATGACCGATGAGTTCCTGGGAACCAGGGTGTTCTCATCTGTGTATTCTGAAAACAacataaatacagagaaaaaaatcagtcaggTTGTAAGAATGTCTATTACTGTGTAATTCCAGAGCACAGCAAAGAACCTCTTTTCAGACAGAGAAGCACAATCTGATGTCACGTCACGCTCTCATCATCTCAGCACACGGACAGAGACTCTCAAGAGATCTTCACGTTGAATGAACACCAGCAGCAAAAGCTTTGTAATGTGTGAAAGAGTTGAACgccagcagcaggacagactCAGAGGCCACGAAGGAGTCTGTGAGCACAGGAGGTTCTCTCCTGATCCGCCTGAAGGTGCTTTCGCTTTGGTTCGTCTATACACCCAACAGacctttggagaaaaagaaacccctCAAAGTCTCACCTGCACAAAGCAGACTCTAAAGCCCGGCCAGCTTGCCCTGCAGCAGAACCAGCCCTGGGCCAAAGCCTGAAAACTCTGTGCCCTGGCTTCCCCAGCTGACAACTAAACCCGATTCAGCCGTGCTGCAAGCACCCGAGGCTGgcagaacacagcagaaagccTGCCGCCTCGGGCGACTCCTTGGAGCTTCATCCATCAACAGCCGCACTGCTCCGCTGCTCAGGGCTTTGCATTTCTGTGGAAACGGAACTGGCAGAGCTGCACTTTGGATCTCAGCAACTCTGCAGGTTTCTGAGCCTGCTTCGACAAGGTGGGCAACACTTGCTCAGACTGAAGTGGCATTTCCCCTCTTCAGCCAATCATCTGTCCCAGTTAAACACCGTGAGTTCTTCCCATTCACagtttgcagagcagagagactCAAACGCAATCACTGATGATGAGTCTGTAAAAGCCTTTAGGGAACAGTGTGggcctgaagctctgcaggCTTTGCCTTGGCTTACACCATCTTCATCTCAGCAGGCGGAAAGCCTTCTGACCTTATTTACACACAgcccaaacaaagaaaacaacagccTGAGAGCCTTGGGCTTGAAATTGCATTTGCTTCAAATGCCGAGCTCTCTCCAGAAGAACGCCTTTTATGCTGCAATCCCACAGGCTGGATACGATGGAATATTTGAAAGCACCGTCAGCAGTCACTTCCTGGGATCGCCTCACAGTCAGAAATATTGCAAGCCCTGACCTTCACAAACTGAATCAGAACGAGGGGCTGAAAACCAAAGGCACTGTCTCTCAAGCCGAGCTGTCGGGGTGGCTTTGCTCAGAGATTACACACAAAACAGGAACATTTCACAATTTGTACCCCATTTTTCAGTACATTGTTCTTACAAGCAGGAACCCCTCTTAGACCAAAACACCCCCCC encodes the following:
- the LOC128850796 gene encoding E3 ubiquitin-protein ligase RBBP6-like, whose protein sequence is MPCIHYKFFSRLNYDTVSFSGLDISLGDLKHQIMSREKLKASRCELQISNAQTGEEYTDENTLVPRNSSVIVRRIPAAGVKVARKRCVPRGTEAVRGTPKAVDDSSAPMTLAQLIKSADLAGADVPEADKIKAMMIQSSQDYDPINYVKTPLSPYTWLRDGKPGHYVRNGPDNGGRHFGSVPRITKCTGIPKSFLKEVEDPNTKGAMLANTGKYVIPILNAEVYAREKKKKPPLLAVEPSSSSSDPVPEEQLPLTPPPAAFMAVSPPAAPGCPVQNQPVLPGPQGQSMPTAAHPKRGGKRPSAGGRAGWELRSLCNAQQKLKKPYRYVETNSCLKSFRGFQKDQGTMVDRAESSDHQSQGGGWGA